One stretch of Ipomoea triloba cultivar NCNSP0323 chromosome 8, ASM357664v1 DNA includes these proteins:
- the LOC116027452 gene encoding 1-aminocyclopropane-1-carboxylate synthase-like: MEFNSSNETQMLSRMATGDGHGENSAYFEGWKAYEDNPFDLSKNRRGVIQMGLAENRLCFDLIEEWVVKNPKASICTPQGSEDFKEIAIFQDYHGLPEFRNAVAKFMGKVRGERVTFDPDRIVMSGGATGAVEILAFCLADPGDAFLVPTPYYPAFDRDWGWRTGAKLYPVICDSSNDFKITRAALEAAYNKAQTENIRVKGVLLNNPSNPLGTVLDRDTLRDILRFINDKNIHIVCDEIYASTVFSQPEFVSIAEIIQEAGDNNNRNLVHIVYSLSKDMGFPGFRVGIVYSYNDAVVRCARKMSSFGLVSTQTQHLMAAMLSDERFVDRFIQESAERLGRRHGAFTRGLAQVGIGTLKSNAGLFLWMDLRRLLREPTFEAELELWRIIVHDVKLNVSPGCSFHCAEPGWFRVCFANMDDDTVRVALKRIRAFVLQRKGGHKQCRGRALQISTSFSRIMLDDFLMSPHSPASAKSPMVQATN; this comes from the exons ATGGAGTTCAATTCCAGCAACGAAACACAAATGTTGTCGAGGATGGCAACCGGCGACGGACACGGCGAAAACTCCGCCTATTTCGAGGGCTGGAAGGCGTACGAGGATAACCCTTTCGATTTATCCAAGAATCGCCGCGGGGTCATTCAAATGGGCTTAGCAGAAAACAGA CTTTGCTTTGATTTGATTGAAGAATGGGTAGTGAAGAACCCAAAAGCCTCCATCTGCACGCCCCAGGGATCAGAAGACTTCAAGGAAATCGCTATTTTTCAGGACTATCATGGCTTGCCGGAGTTCAGAAAT GCCGTGGCAAAATTTATGGGAAAAGTGAGGGGAGAGAGAGTAACATTCGACCCGGACCGGATCGTCATGAGCGGAGGCGCAACCGGGGCCGTCGAAATCCTAGCCTTCTGTTTGGCTGATCCCGGAGATGCTTTCCTGGTCCCTACCCCATATTATCCAGC ATTTGACAGAGATTGGGGATGGAGAACAGGGGCGAAGCTGTACCCAGTGATCTGCGACAGTTCAAACGACTTCAAGATCACCAGAGCTGCCTTAGAAGCAGCCTACAACAAAGCTCAAACCGAAAATATCAGAGTCAAAGGGGTACTATTGAACAATCCTTCCAACCCGCTCGGCACGGTTTTGGACCGCGACACGCTGAGGGACATCCTTCGTTTCATCAACGACAAAAACATCCACATAGTATGCGACGAAATCTACGCCTCCACCGTCTTTTCCCAGCCCGAATTCGTCAGCATCGCCGAGATAATCCAGGAAGCAGGGGATAATAATAACCGAAACCTCGTCCACATAGTCTATAGTCTGTCCAAGGATATGGGGTTCCCGGGGTTCCGGGTCGGGATAGTGTATTCCTACAACGACGCCGTGGTGCGGTGCGCGCGGAAGATGTCGAGCTTCGGGCTGGTGTCCACGCAGACGCAGCACCTGATGGCGGCGATGCTGTCGGACGAGCGGTTCGTGGACAGGTTCATCCAGGAGAGCGCCGAGCGGCTCGGCAGGCGCCACGGGGCGTTCACGCGGGGGCTAGCGCAGGTCGGGATAGGGACGCTGAAGAGCAACGCGGGGCTGTTTTTGTGGATGGATTTGAGGAGGCTATTAAGGGAACCCACGTTCGAGGCCGAGCTAGAGCTGTGGAGGATCATAGTCCACGATGTGAAGCTGAATGTGTCTCCTGGATGCTCGTTCCATTGCGCCGAGCCCGGGTGGTTCCGGGTCTGCTTCGCGAACATGGACGATGACACCGTGCGGGTCGCGCTGAAAAGGATCAGAGCCTTTGTCCTGCAGAGGAAGGGCGGCCACAAGCAGTGCCGTGGGCGGGCGCTGCAGATCAGCACGTCGTTTAGCAGGATTATGTTGGATGATTTCTTGATGTCCCCTCACTCCCCTGCTAGTGCTAAATCGCCCATGGTCCAAGCCACCAATTGA
- the LOC116026894 gene encoding uncharacterized protein LOC116026894: MSILSDIFCPEDVERISSIPISPEYEDTWFWYGDPKGCYSVKDGYRSILGDFVGPSGGFDKWNYLWKIKVPPKWRTFMWRALSDTLPVTTNLLLKRVEVDPLCPMCGLSHENVMHALVLCEFSSIVWQETNLPVFNVLDGSFVMWFMNLLLSLTEENLAFGVAVLYSIWSGRNSAVWENCLPRPRSLVTQAVAVLHAWRGVHHGALNQPIPAMAAGSSSATVGGVQSPTGLRRCFFDAGHRPTTQESTFAVVLLETGGQFIAACAGRLPVCFSPFMAEAEACKAALV, translated from the coding sequence ATGTCTATTTTGTCAGATATTTTCTGCCCGGAGGATGTGGAACGTATCTCTAGCATTCCAATATCTCCTGAATACGAGGACACCTGGTTTTGGTACGGGGATCCGAAGGGTTGCTACTCTGTAAAAGATGGATACAGGTCCATCCTGGGGGATTTTGTTGGTCCCTCAGGCGGATTTGACAAATGGAATTACCTATGGAAGATCAAAGTACCCCCAAAATGGAGAACTTTTATGTGGAGAGCTCTAAGTGATACCCTTCCTGTGACCACAAATTTGCTTTTGAAAAGAGTGGAAGTGGATCCATTATGTCCTATGTGTGGTCTTAGCCATGAAAATGTTATGCATGCATTAGTATTATGTGAATTCTCAAGCATTGTGTGGCAGGAGACAAATTTACCGGTTTTTAATGTGTTGGACGGCTCTTTTGTTATGTGGTTCATGAATTTGTTATTGAGTTTGACTGAGGAAAATCTTGCCTTTGGTGTAGCAGTTCTCTATTCCATATGGAGCGGCAGGAACTCTGCTGTATGGGAAAACTGCCTCCCACGTCCGAGAAGTTTGGTAACTCAGGCGGTCGCTGTGCTGCACGCTTGGAGGGGGGTCCATCATGGAGCTCTCAATCAGCCGATACCTGCAATGGCAGCTGGGTCCTCTTCTGCTACGGTCGGCGGCGTACAATCACCAACAGGTTTGCGTCGATGTTTCTTCGATGCTGGGCATCGACCAACTACACAGGAGTCCACGTTTGCAGTAGTGCTTTTAGAGACAGGAGGCCAATTCATCGCGGCGTGTGCAGGGCGACTTCCGGTCTGCTTCTCGCCCTTCATGGCGGAGGCGGAGGCTTGCAAAGCAGCGCTCGTATAG